From Candidatus Nanopelagicales bacterium, the proteins below share one genomic window:
- a CDS encoding ABC transporter ATP-binding protein has protein sequence MTNTTPLLEVQHLRAHIGTPRGSVRAVDDVSLNLEAGQALGVVGESGSGKSIMARAIMGLMPPRSACTGEVRLQGRDLFSLSKKEKQELLGNQIAMVFQDPGRSLNPVVRVERQISEGMRKHLGVSKSEAHTRALQLLVEVGVPDPEPRLRNYPHEMSGGMRQRVMLAIALACEPVLLIADEPTTALDVTIQRQILDLLRSVQRERGMAMMLISHDLSVVAGRTDRVSVMYAGRLSETGPTREVFESPRHRYTEALLGATPSIATGRHQRLRVIDGSLPDPVSPPEGCRFAPRCEFSTPACIDPGPALTTASTEHQFACLHPVEHAARDTVNVGQGGR, from the coding sequence ATGACGAACACCACCCCCTTGCTCGAGGTGCAGCATCTACGAGCGCATATCGGAACCCCACGAGGGTCCGTGCGCGCTGTCGATGATGTCTCATTGAACCTTGAGGCAGGGCAGGCGTTGGGAGTCGTTGGTGAGTCGGGCTCTGGGAAGTCCATCATGGCCCGGGCGATCATGGGCCTGATGCCCCCACGCTCAGCCTGCACAGGCGAGGTTCGCCTTCAGGGAAGAGACCTCTTCTCGCTTTCCAAGAAGGAGAAGCAGGAACTGCTGGGCAATCAGATCGCCATGGTGTTCCAGGACCCGGGGCGATCGCTGAACCCAGTAGTGAGGGTGGAGCGCCAGATCTCAGAGGGCATGCGAAAGCATCTCGGCGTCAGCAAAAGCGAGGCTCACACCCGCGCCCTGCAGCTTCTCGTTGAAGTGGGGGTCCCGGATCCTGAACCTCGTCTTCGCAACTACCCCCATGAGATGTCTGGAGGCATGCGCCAACGCGTCATGCTTGCCATCGCGTTGGCGTGTGAGCCAGTGCTGCTGATTGCCGACGAGCCCACCACCGCACTGGACGTGACGATTCAGCGGCAGATCCTTGATCTTCTGAGATCTGTGCAGCGCGAACGCGGCATGGCCATGATGCTCATCAGCCACGATCTTTCAGTCGTGGCCGGCAGAACGGATCGTGTATCGGTGATGTATGCAGGGAGGCTGTCCGAGACTGGCCCCACTCGCGAAGTCTTCGAGTCCCCCCGACACCGGTACACCGAAGCCCTTCTTGGCGCTACACCATCGATTGCCACGGGACGGCATCAGAGGCTCCGCGTCATCGATGGCTCCCTGCCTGATCCCGTGAGCCCCCCGGAGGGATGCCGCTTTGCTCCGCGATGCGAATTCAGCACACCTGCGTGCATCGATCCAGGACCAGCGTTGACCACAGCGAGTACAGAACACCAGTTCGCCTGCCTGCACCCTGTCGAGCATGCAGCGCGGGACACCGTGAACGTTGGACAAGGGGGACGCTGA